One window of Sphingobacteriaceae bacterium genomic DNA carries:
- a CDS encoding NTP transferase domain-containing protein: MKAVILAAGEGSRFRSTVADVPKPCWRLMGAALVERAIRCAAAAGCREAVVVTGYAADRVEAFLAELTGGPGRRGRSLPIPVRWVRAPQWQRGNGASLLAAAQAVDGRRFLLLMADHVMDPRLCRQAVAAGRHLTDGQVLLLVDPRLDQVYDRDEATKVRREGARITAIGKEIACYDAVDTGVFVGGPAFFDALRAVDQGNGRLTISDAAALLARQGRLVAHPVRDGWWVDVDDAPALAYAQSQLLQSAVSSGGDGPVARHLNRPISRWITALLAPTGITANTVTWMAFGLAVAGAAAFAAGQPVLGGLLVQLSSILDGSDGELARLRLQAGPAGSLLDTVLDRYADAAVIAGLMVGALGQGNPLALTVGAALAALAGVPLSALIKDRVQWLRAQRGDTARYDPLRHDPAWLSWLPANRDGRCLVIFLAGLIGKPLWALVVLAVVANLAAFVRVRHGMADLAR; the protein is encoded by the coding sequence ATGAAAGCAGTTATTCTCGCGGCCGGTGAAGGCAGCCGGTTCCGCAGCACGGTGGCCGATGTGCCCAAGCCTTGCTGGCGCCTGATGGGCGCAGCGCTGGTGGAGCGGGCCATCCGGTGCGCTGCGGCGGCCGGCTGCCGGGAAGCCGTGGTCGTCACCGGCTACGCGGCCGATCGGGTGGAGGCTTTTCTGGCGGAGTTGACCGGCGGCCCCGGGCGCCGGGGCCGCTCCCTGCCCATACCGGTCCGCTGGGTCAGGGCTCCCCAGTGGCAGCGGGGGAACGGGGCCAGCCTCCTGGCGGCGGCCCAGGCGGTGGACGGCCGGCGGTTCCTCCTGCTCATGGCCGACCACGTCATGGACCCGCGGCTGTGTCGCCAGGCGGTGGCCGCCGGCCGGCACCTGACGGACGGCCAGGTGCTGCTGCTGGTGGACCCGCGCCTGGACCAGGTGTACGACCGGGACGAGGCCACCAAGGTGCGCCGGGAGGGCGCCCGCATCACCGCCATCGGCAAGGAAATCGCCTGCTACGACGCGGTGGACACCGGCGTTTTCGTGGGCGGGCCTGCCTTCTTTGATGCCTTGAGGGCAGTGGACCAGGGCAACGGCCGCTTGACCATCTCTGACGCCGCCGCCCTGCTGGCCCGGCAGGGCCGTCTCGTGGCCCATCCCGTGCGGGATGGCTGGTGGGTGGACGTGGACGACGCCCCGGCCCTGGCATATGCCCAGTCCCAGCTTCTTCAGAGCGCCGTCTCATCAGGCGGCGACGGGCCCGTGGCCCGGCATCTGAACCGGCCTATTTCGCGGTGGATCACGGCGCTGCTGGCTCCCACGGGCATCACCGCCAACACCGTCACCTGGATGGCCTTTGGCCTGGCGGTGGCCGGCGCCGCCGCCTTTGCCGCCGGCCAGCCGGTGCTGGGCGGCCTGCTGGTGCAGTTGTCGTCCATCTTGGACGGCAGCGACGGGGAGTTGGCCCGGCTGCGCCTCCAGGCCGGCCCGGCGGGATCTCTCTTAGACACGGTTTTGGATCGCTACGCCGATGCGGCGGTCATCGCCGGGCTGATGGTGGGAGCCTTGGGCCAGGGCAACCCCCTGGCCCTCACGGTGGGCGCTGCCTTGGCGGCCTTGGCCGGGGTGCCCTTGTCGGCCCTCATCAAAGACCGGGTGCAGTGGCTCCGGGCCCAGCGGGGCGACACGGCTCGGTACGACCCCCTGCGCCATGACCCCGCCTGGCTGTCGTGGCTGCCCGCCAACCGGGACGGCCGCTGCCTGGTCATCTTCCTGGCGGGCCTCATCGGCAAGCCCCTTTGGGCTCTGGTGGTCTTGGCCGTCGTCGCCAACCTGGCCGCCTTTGTCAGGGTGCGCCACGGCATGGCGGATTTGGCGAGGTAA